One part of the Roseomonas gilardii genome encodes these proteins:
- a CDS encoding sulfite exporter TauE/SafE family protein, with translation MQVYLPIAEMSVDALLLLGIGGGVGFLSGLFGVGGGFLLTPILILIGIPSSVAVASGANQTLGASVSGLIAQWRRGNVDIRMGLVLLAGGLTGSTLGTQLFVLLRRMGQADLVVSLFYIVVLGSVGALMVRESVRAILRRRAGIAPKRLHQHSWAHGLPLKIRFRKSRLYMSAIPPFAVGAGIGLLSAIMGVGGGFMLVPAMIYLLGIPTSVTIGTSLFQVTFVTASVTLLQALQTGSVDIVLTLLLLLGGVAGAQFGAAWGNRLRGEEMRALLGSLVLTVALSLLWELLRTPDSLYAIGPVR, from the coding sequence ATGCAGGTCTATCTGCCGATCGCCGAGATGTCGGTGGATGCGCTTCTGCTGTTGGGAATCGGCGGCGGCGTCGGCTTCCTGTCGGGACTGTTCGGCGTGGGCGGCGGCTTTCTACTGACGCCGATCCTGATCCTGATCGGCATCCCCTCCTCCGTCGCCGTCGCCTCCGGCGCCAACCAGACGCTGGGCGCCTCCGTCTCCGGCCTGATCGCGCAGTGGCGGCGCGGCAATGTCGATATCCGCATGGGGCTGGTGCTGCTGGCGGGCGGCCTCACCGGCTCCACGCTCGGCACGCAGCTCTTCGTGCTGCTGCGCCGGATGGGCCAGGCCGATCTGGTCGTGTCGCTCTTCTACATCGTCGTGCTGGGCTCGGTCGGTGCGCTGATGGTGCGCGAGAGCGTGCGCGCCATCCTGCGCCGCCGCGCCGGCATCGCGCCGAAGCGGCTGCACCAGCATTCCTGGGCGCATGGCCTGCCGCTCAAGATCCGCTTCCGCAAGTCCCGCCTCTACATGTCCGCCATCCCGCCCTTCGCCGTGGGGGCAGGCATCGGCCTGCTCTCGGCCATCATGGGCGTGGGCGGCGGGTTCATGCTGGTGCCGGCGATGATCTACCTTCTCGGCATCCCGACCTCCGTCACCATCGGCACCTCGCTCTTCCAGGTCACCTTCGTCACCGCCAGCGTGACGCTGCTGCAGGCGTTGCAGACGGGCTCGGTGGATATCGTGCTGACGCTGCTGCTGCTGCTGGGCGGCGTGGCCGGGGCGCAGTTCGGGGCCGCCTGGGGCAACCGGCTGCGGGGCGAGGAAATGCGCGCCCTGCTGGGCTCCCTGGTTCTGACGGTGGCGCTCAGCCTGCTGTGGGAACTGCTGCGAACCCCCGACAGCCTCTATGCCATCGGCCCCGTGCGGTGA
- a CDS encoding TIGR02186 family protein has protein sequence MSFRVPEHGRTRPRPAARRLARAFALAAFLLPGTLLAQPATPLPPPPPPPPSLQGSPALVTQLGQPSVEVTTAFAGTDVLVFGATERPIGPSGDNVIVVGQGPAQSQVVRRRTRVLGAWINGRSARFDDVPSWYALTGTQPLRSLLEQDERRALQLGLNALARRAQGSSDPDFRQALVDRKAAADLWQEDKAPVEVSGGRLFHARLPLPSIVPPGNYFVQVLLVREGRVVARQELPFEVRRVGTAAEITTVSHEQPLLYGLACIALAAFAGWIGSVLFRR, from the coding sequence GTGAGCTTCCGCGTTCCGGAACACGGCAGGACCCGGCCCAGGCCTGCCGCACGCCGGCTGGCCAGGGCCTTCGCGCTGGCGGCTTTCCTGCTGCCGGGCACCCTCCTGGCCCAGCCGGCAACGCCCCTGCCGCCGCCTCCGCCTCCGCCCCCCTCGCTGCAAGGTTCCCCGGCACTGGTCACCCAGCTCGGCCAGCCCAGCGTGGAGGTCACCACCGCCTTCGCCGGCACCGACGTGCTGGTCTTCGGCGCCACGGAGCGTCCTATCGGTCCCTCGGGCGACAACGTCATCGTGGTGGGACAGGGCCCGGCGCAGTCGCAGGTCGTCCGCCGCCGGACCCGTGTGCTCGGAGCCTGGATCAATGGCCGCTCCGCCCGCTTCGACGACGTGCCCTCCTGGTACGCGCTGACCGGCACGCAACCGCTCCGGAGCCTGCTGGAACAGGATGAGCGCCGCGCCCTGCAACTCGGCCTGAACGCCCTGGCGCGCCGCGCCCAGGGCAGCAGCGACCCGGACTTCCGGCAGGCGCTGGTGGACCGCAAGGCAGCCGCCGATCTCTGGCAGGAGGACAAGGCCCCGGTCGAGGTGTCCGGCGGCCGGCTTTTCCACGCCCGGCTGCCGCTGCCCTCCATCGTGCCGCCCGGGAACTACTTCGTGCAGGTGCTGCTGGTGCGCGAGGGGCGGGTCGTGGCGCGTCAGGAGCTTCCCTTCGAGGTACGGCGCGTCGGCACCGCGGCCGAGATCACGACCGTCTCCCACGAGCAGCCCTTGCTCTATGGCCTGGCCTGCATCGCCCTGGCCGCCTTCGCCGGCTGGATCGGCAGCGTTCTCTTCCGGCGCTGA